From one Streptomyces sp. R41 genomic stretch:
- a CDS encoding DUF4350 domain-containing protein — translation MTEATLTSTSVSPTARQVWSRARGVVIALVILLAAAVAIAAVRSDAQHGRLDPRSADPYGSRAVAELLAERGVSTRVVTTLDDARAAAGSDTTLLIAAPDLLTKRQQTLLHTATENSDGRTILISPGSPSLGTLAPRVTADPAVSFDSTLSPDCSLPAARRAGSADTGGVRYTTTDPGADTCYPSDGLPTLLRIPAPSGSGDTVVLGAPDILYNDRVDEQGNASLALQLLGSRSHLVWYLPSLSDTSATDAGDQSFFDLLPSGWLWGTLQLFIAAALAALWRARRLGPLVPERLPVAIRASETVEGRARLYRKANARDRAASALRSTTRTRLAPLIGVPPTQAHAPEALLPALSAHLQGDGQALHSLLFGPPPGDDAALIALADQLDALEREVRRP, via the coding sequence GGTCCCGCGCCCGCGGGGTCGTCATCGCGCTCGTGATCCTGCTGGCCGCCGCTGTCGCGATCGCCGCGGTCCGCTCGGACGCCCAGCACGGCCGCCTCGACCCGCGCTCCGCCGACCCCTACGGCAGCCGCGCCGTCGCCGAACTCCTCGCCGAACGGGGCGTCTCCACGCGCGTGGTCACCACACTGGACGACGCCCGTGCCGCGGCCGGCTCCGACACCACTCTCCTGATCGCCGCTCCCGACTTGCTGACCAAACGTCAGCAGACGCTCCTCCACACGGCGACCGAGAACTCCGACGGCCGTACGATCCTGATCTCCCCCGGGTCGCCCTCCCTCGGCACCCTCGCCCCAAGGGTCACAGCGGACCCCGCGGTCAGCTTCGACTCGACGCTCTCCCCCGACTGCAGCCTGCCCGCCGCCCGGCGAGCCGGCAGCGCGGACACGGGCGGCGTCCGCTACACCACCACCGATCCAGGCGCCGACACGTGCTACCCCAGCGACGGCCTGCCCACGCTCCTTCGCATCCCGGCACCCTCCGGGAGCGGCGACACCGTCGTACTCGGCGCCCCCGACATCCTCTACAACGACCGCGTCGACGAGCAGGGCAACGCCTCGCTCGCCCTTCAACTGCTCGGCTCCCGCTCCCACTTGGTCTGGTACCTCCCCTCGCTCTCCGACACCTCGGCCACCGACGCGGGCGACCAGAGCTTCTTCGACCTGCTCCCCTCGGGCTGGCTCTGGGGCACGCTGCAGCTCTTCATTGCGGCAGCCCTGGCCGCGCTGTGGCGGGCACGCCGACTCGGCCCCCTCGTACCAGAACGCCTCCCCGTCGCGATCCGCGCCTCCGAAACCGTCGAAGGCCGCGCCCGCCTCTACCGCAAAGCCAACGCCCGCGACCGCGCGGCAAGCGCTCTGCGCTCCACCACCCGCACCCGCCTCGCCCCCCTCATCGGCGTACCCCCCACCCAGGCGCACGCGCCCGAGGCCCTGCTCCCCGCCCTGTCCGCCCACCTCCAAGGCGACGGCCAGGCCCTGCACTCCCTCCTCTTCGGGCCGCCGCCCGGCGACGACGCGGCCCTCATCGCACTCGCCGACCAACTCGACGCCCTCGAAAGAG